Below is a genomic region from Neorhizobium galegae.
ATTTTCCGCCACGGTTTCAGCCGCGACCCGCAACGGAGTTCTGGTCGTCACGATCGACAATCCGCCGGTCAACGCCACCTCCGTCGATGTCCGCAGCGGGCTGGAAAAGGCTCTCGCCCATGCCGAAACGGCCGACGATGTGACCGGAGTCGTCGTCACCGGCGCCGGAAAGACATTCATCGGCGGCGCCGACATCAAGGAATTCGGCAAGCCGGCCATGGAACCGACCTTGCCGGCGGTCATCGAGAAGATCGAAGGCCTGTCGAAGCCCGTGGTCGCTGCGCTGAACGGTGCAGCACTCGGCGGCGGTCTCGAAGTTGCGCTTGCCTGCCACCACCGAGTGGCTTCGCCGGCAGCACAGGTTGGCTTGCCGGAAGTCAAACTCGGCATCGTACCCGGCGCCGGCGGCACGCAACGCCTGCCGCGCCTGATCGGCATCCCGGCGGCACTCGACCTGATCACCTCGGGGCGTTCCGTGAAGGCCGACGAAGCCCTGAAGCTCGGGATCATCGACGAGGTGGCCGCAGGCGATCTCGTCGACGCTGCAATATCCGCTGCTTCGGCATTGCCCGGCAAACCTCTCCGCCGCACGGGCGATCTGACCGTCGCCGCTGTCGATCCGGCCGAGGTCGAAAAGGCTTCAGTCAAAATCCTCGCCAAGGCGCGCGGCCAGAAGGCGCCCGCGGAAGCGGTCCGGCTTGTCACCTCGTCCAATCGCCCGCTCGCCGAAGGCCTGGCGGACGAACGTGCCACCTTCCTCACACTCCGCGACAGTCGCGAGGCGGCGGCCCTTCGCCATGTCTTCTTCGCCGAACGGGAATCCTCGAAGGTCGTGGGTCTGGAAGGCGTCGAACCTCGCCCGGTCGAGGCGATCGGCATCTGCGGCCTTGGCCTGATGGGCAGCGGCATCGCCGTCGCAGCCCTTGGTGCCGGTTATTCGGTGATCGGCCTCGATCAGACTGTCGAAGCTGCCGAAAAGGGCCGCGAGCGCATCATCGGCCTGCTGGAACGCAACGTCGCCTCGGGCCGCCTCGACCAGGCCGGCTTCGAAGCCCAGAAGGCGCGGCTTTCCGTGACCGCGGAAGATGTCGATCTCGCTCCCTGCGATCTCGTCGTCGAAGCCGTGTTCGACGACCTCGCCGTCAAGACCGACCTCTTCCAGCGTCTCGACAAGGTCATCCGCCCGGATGCCGTGCTGGCGACCAATACCAGCTACCTGAACCCGGACGAGATCGCCGCCGCCACCGCCCACCCGGAACGAGTGCTCGGCCTGCACTTCTTCTC
It encodes:
- a CDS encoding 3-hydroxyacyl-CoA dehydrogenase NAD-binding domain-containing protein, whose translation is MSKTTEFSATVSAATRNGVLVVTIDNPPVNATSVDVRSGLEKALAHAETADDVTGVVVTGAGKTFIGGADIKEFGKPAMEPTLPAVIEKIEGLSKPVVAALNGAALGGGLEVALACHHRVASPAAQVGLPEVKLGIVPGAGGTQRLPRLIGIPAALDLITSGRSVKADEALKLGIIDEVAAGDLVDAAISAASALPGKPLRRTGDLTVAAVDPAEVEKASVKILAKARGQKAPAEAVRLVTSSNRPLAEGLADERATFLTLRDSREAAALRHVFFAERESSKVVGLEGVEPRPVEAIGICGLGLMGSGIAVAALGAGYSVIGLDQTVEAAEKGRERIIGLLERNVASGRLDQAGFEAQKARLSVTAEDVDLAPCDLVVEAVFDDLAVKTDLFQRLDKVIRPDAVLATNTSYLNPDEIAAATAHPERVLGLHFFSPAHVMRLLEVVRCAKTAPDVLATGLAVAKKLRKLPVVTGVTEGFIGNRIFSAYRREAEFLLEDGALPHEIDAALEDYGFPMGLFAVYDMAGLEIAWARRKRQAATRNRSARYVEIADTLCEAGRLGQKAGRGWYAYSDGKRTIDPEVTAIIEAARAKKGIVPRAFSKDEILERMLGAMTLEGEALLAERIAARSSDIDLVMINGYGFPAHKGGPMFAKA